A single region of the Canis lupus familiaris isolate Mischka breed German Shepherd unplaced genomic scaffold, alternate assembly UU_Cfam_GSD_1.0 chrUn_S1545H1733, whole genome shotgun sequence genome encodes:
- the LOC487079 gene encoding homeobox protein Mohawk isoform X6, producing the protein MNTIVFNKLSGAVLFEDRGAAERERGSRPYGGVLDSAHARPEVGIPDGPPLKDNLGLRHRRTGYAHPPGTPARLQPGQWERARQNGGKVRHKRQALQDMARPLKQWLYKHRDNPYPTKTEKILLALGSQMTLVHVSNWFANARRRLKNTVRQPDLSWALRIKLYNKYVQGNAERLSVSSDDSCSEDGENPPRNHINEGGYNNPVHHPVTKSESSVIKAGVRPESQASEDYVSPPEYKSSLLNRYLNDSLRHVMATNAAMMGKTRQRNHSGSFSSNEFEEELVSPSSSETEGNFVYRTGHKSQPVRENNQRIKVTHMMGVPRWLSQLCV; encoded by the exons ATGAACACCATCGTCTTCAACAAGCTCAGCGGCGCCGTGCTTTTTGAGGACCGCGGTGCTGCGGAGCGGGAACGGGGCAGCCGGCCCTATGGTGGCGTCCTGGACAGTGCCCACGCCCGCCCCGAGGTGGGCATTCCGGACGGCCCGCCCCTCAAGGACAACCTCGGCCTGAGACACCGGAGGACTGGGTACGCGCACCCTCCCGGGACCCCCGCCCGCCTGCAGCCGGGACAGTGGGAGCG GGCCAGGCAGAACGGCGGGAAGGTGAGGCACAAGCGGCAGGCCCTGCAAGACATGGCGCGGCCCCTGAAGCAGTGGCTCTACAAGCACCGTGACAACCCGTACCCCACCAAGACTGAGAAGATCCTCTTGGCGCTCGGCTCGCAGATGACGCTCGTGCAC gTGTCAAATTGGTTTGCTAATGCAAGACGTCGGCTTAAGAATACCGTTCGACAGCCAGATTTAAGCTGGGCTTTACGAATAAAACTGTACAACAAGTATGTTCAAGGAAACGCTGAGCGACTTAGTGTAAGCAGCGATGATTCATGTTCTGaag ATGGAGAAAATCCTCCAAGAAACCACATAAATGAAGGGGGCTATAATAATCCAGTTCATCATCCTGTGACTAAAAGTGAAAGCTCAGTCATAAAAGCTGGAGTGAGGCCAGAGTCACAGGCCAGTGAGGACTACGTATCACCCCCCGAATACAAGAGCAGCTTATTGAATCGTTACCTTAACGACTCCTTGAGACATGTCATGGCCACAAATGCTGCCATGATGGGAAAGACAAGGCAAAGAAACCATTCGGGATCTTTTAGTTCCAATGAATTTGAGGAAGAATTGGTGTCTCCCTCATCATCAGAAACCGAAGGCAACTTTGTCTACCGTACAG
- the LOC487079 gene encoding homeobox protein Mohawk isoform X3, which produces MNTIVFNKLSGAVLFEDRGAAERERGSRPYGGVLDSAHARPEVGIPDGPPLKDNLGLRHRRTGYAHPPGTPARLQPGQWERARQNGGKVRHKRQALQDMARPLKQWLYKHRDNPYPTKTEKILLALGSQMTLVHVSNWFANARRRLKNTVRQPDLSWALRIKLYNKYVQGNAERLSVSSDDSCSEDGENPPRNHINEGGYNNPVHHPVTKSESSVIKAGVRPESQASEDYVSPPEYKSSLLNRYLNDSLRHVMATNAAMMGKTRQRNHSGSFSSNEFEEELVSPSSSETEGNFVYRTADEL; this is translated from the exons ATGAACACCATCGTCTTCAACAAGCTCAGCGGCGCCGTGCTTTTTGAGGACCGCGGTGCTGCGGAGCGGGAACGGGGCAGCCGGCCCTATGGTGGCGTCCTGGACAGTGCCCACGCCCGCCCCGAGGTGGGCATTCCGGACGGCCCGCCCCTCAAGGACAACCTCGGCCTGAGACACCGGAGGACTGGGTACGCGCACCCTCCCGGGACCCCCGCCCGCCTGCAGCCGGGACAGTGGGAGCG GGCCAGGCAGAACGGCGGGAAGGTGAGGCACAAGCGGCAGGCCCTGCAAGACATGGCGCGGCCCCTGAAGCAGTGGCTCTACAAGCACCGTGACAACCCGTACCCCACCAAGACTGAGAAGATCCTCTTGGCGCTCGGCTCGCAGATGACGCTCGTGCAC gTGTCAAATTGGTTTGCTAATGCAAGACGTCGGCTTAAGAATACCGTTCGACAGCCAGATTTAAGCTGGGCTTTACGAATAAAACTGTACAACAAGTATGTTCAAGGAAACGCTGAGCGACTTAGTGTAAGCAGCGATGATTCATGTTCTGaag ATGGAGAAAATCCTCCAAGAAACCACATAAATGAAGGGGGCTATAATAATCCAGTTCATCATCCTGTGACTAAAAGTGAAAGCTCAGTCATAAAAGCTGGAGTGAGGCCAGAGTCACAGGCCAGTGAGGACTACGTATCACCCCCCGAATACAAGAGCAGCTTATTGAATCGTTACCTTAACGACTCCTTGAGACATGTCATGGCCACAAATGCTGCCATGATGGGAAAGACAAGGCAAAGAAACCATTCGGGATCTTTTAGTTCCAATGAATTTGAGGAAGAATTGGTGTCTCCCTCATCATCAGAAACCGAAGGCAACTTTGTCTACCGTACAG
- the LOC487079 gene encoding homeobox protein Mohawk isoform X4 → MNTIVFNKLSGAVLFEDRGAAERERGSRPYGGVLDSAHARPEVGIPDGPPLKDNLGLRHRRTGYAHPPGTPARLQPGQWERARQNGGKVRHKRQALQDMARPLKQWLYKHRDNPYPTKTEKILLALGSQMTLVHVSNWFANARRRLKNTVRQPDLSWALRIKLYNKYVQGNAERLSVSSDDSCSEDGENPPRNHINEGGYNNPVHHPVTKSESSVIKAGVRPESQASEDYVSPPEYKSSLLNRYLNDSLRHVMATNAAMMGKTRQRNHSGSFSSNEFEEELVSPSSSETEGNFVYRTAHK, encoded by the exons ATGAACACCATCGTCTTCAACAAGCTCAGCGGCGCCGTGCTTTTTGAGGACCGCGGTGCTGCGGAGCGGGAACGGGGCAGCCGGCCCTATGGTGGCGTCCTGGACAGTGCCCACGCCCGCCCCGAGGTGGGCATTCCGGACGGCCCGCCCCTCAAGGACAACCTCGGCCTGAGACACCGGAGGACTGGGTACGCGCACCCTCCCGGGACCCCCGCCCGCCTGCAGCCGGGACAGTGGGAGCG GGCCAGGCAGAACGGCGGGAAGGTGAGGCACAAGCGGCAGGCCCTGCAAGACATGGCGCGGCCCCTGAAGCAGTGGCTCTACAAGCACCGTGACAACCCGTACCCCACCAAGACTGAGAAGATCCTCTTGGCGCTCGGCTCGCAGATGACGCTCGTGCAC gTGTCAAATTGGTTTGCTAATGCAAGACGTCGGCTTAAGAATACCGTTCGACAGCCAGATTTAAGCTGGGCTTTACGAATAAAACTGTACAACAAGTATGTTCAAGGAAACGCTGAGCGACTTAGTGTAAGCAGCGATGATTCATGTTCTGaag ATGGAGAAAATCCTCCAAGAAACCACATAAATGAAGGGGGCTATAATAATCCAGTTCATCATCCTGTGACTAAAAGTGAAAGCTCAGTCATAAAAGCTGGAGTGAGGCCAGAGTCACAGGCCAGTGAGGACTACGTATCACCCCCCGAATACAAGAGCAGCTTATTGAATCGTTACCTTAACGACTCCTTGAGACATGTCATGGCCACAAATGCTGCCATGATGGGAAAGACAAGGCAAAGAAACCATTCGGGATCTTTTAGTTCCAATGAATTTGAGGAAGAATTGGTGTCTCCCTCATCATCAGAAACCGAAGGCAACTTTGTCTACCGTACAG CTCACAAATGA
- the LOC487079 gene encoding homeobox protein Mohawk isoform X2: MNTIVFNKLSGAVLFEDRGAAERERGSRPYGGVLDSAHARPEVGIPDGPPLKDNLGLRHRRTGYAHPPGTPARLQPGQWERARQNGGKVRHKRQALQDMARPLKQWLYKHRDNPYPTKTEKILLALGSQMTLVHVSNWFANARRRLKNTVRQPDLSWALRIKLYNKYVQGNAERLSVSSDDSCSEDGENPPRNHINEGGYNNPVHHPVTKSESSVIKAGVRPESQASEDYVSPPEYKSSLLNRYLNDSLRHVMATNAAMMGKTRQRNHSGSFSSNEFEEELVSPSSSETEGNFVYRTDYLTGNLQVSTNVYKIYYLWDTWVAQRLSVCLQLRA, from the exons ATGAACACCATCGTCTTCAACAAGCTCAGCGGCGCCGTGCTTTTTGAGGACCGCGGTGCTGCGGAGCGGGAACGGGGCAGCCGGCCCTATGGTGGCGTCCTGGACAGTGCCCACGCCCGCCCCGAGGTGGGCATTCCGGACGGCCCGCCCCTCAAGGACAACCTCGGCCTGAGACACCGGAGGACTGGGTACGCGCACCCTCCCGGGACCCCCGCCCGCCTGCAGCCGGGACAGTGGGAGCG GGCCAGGCAGAACGGCGGGAAGGTGAGGCACAAGCGGCAGGCCCTGCAAGACATGGCGCGGCCCCTGAAGCAGTGGCTCTACAAGCACCGTGACAACCCGTACCCCACCAAGACTGAGAAGATCCTCTTGGCGCTCGGCTCGCAGATGACGCTCGTGCAC gTGTCAAATTGGTTTGCTAATGCAAGACGTCGGCTTAAGAATACCGTTCGACAGCCAGATTTAAGCTGGGCTTTACGAATAAAACTGTACAACAAGTATGTTCAAGGAAACGCTGAGCGACTTAGTGTAAGCAGCGATGATTCATGTTCTGaag ATGGAGAAAATCCTCCAAGAAACCACATAAATGAAGGGGGCTATAATAATCCAGTTCATCATCCTGTGACTAAAAGTGAAAGCTCAGTCATAAAAGCTGGAGTGAGGCCAGAGTCACAGGCCAGTGAGGACTACGTATCACCCCCCGAATACAAGAGCAGCTTATTGAATCGTTACCTTAACGACTCCTTGAGACATGTCATGGCCACAAATGCTGCCATGATGGGAAAGACAAGGCAAAGAAACCATTCGGGATCTTTTAGTTCCAATGAATTTGAGGAAGAATTGGTGTCTCCCTCATCATCAGAAACCGAAGGCAACTTTGTCTACCGTACAG ATTATTTAACTGGAAATCTTCAAGTGTCTACAAATGTGTACAAGATATATTatctgtgggacacctgggtggctcagcggttaagtgtctgccttcagctcagggcatga